A window of candidate division TA06 bacterium genomic DNA:
CGCTTCGTTGGTCAGCTGCACCGGGTTCAGCCAGGTTTTCCCGCTGTCAACGGAGGCCACCCCGAAGATCTCGTCATTGTTGGTAGTCTTGCCATAGTCGTTATAGATGGCGTAGATGTTGCCGGCCGCATCGGAACTCAAGGTCGGAAAGTTGACGCCGCCGCCGTTCAAGTCGCCAGGGGTAACGCCGGCCAGGTTGCCGGGGATGCCGGAGATACGCTTGACGGTCCAGGCGCTGAAGTCGCCGGCCGTGGTCGGGAAGTAGACGAACAAGCCCTGGCCGTTCCAGGTGCCGTCCTGCCAGGTGAACAAAAAGTACGGCCGGTCGTTGATCCAGGCCCCGTCGTACATGTACCACCAGCCGCCGTACCAGTACTGCGGATAGGGATTGAACATCTGCATGGGGCCGAATGTCCGGCCGCTGTCCACCGATACTTTATAGGCCGGAAAGAAGCCGGCGTAGCCGCTTTCGGCCACATAACTAACGGTGTCGCCGACCACTTCCAGGAAGGCCACCACGGTGTCGCCGCTGCCCGAGATCAGCCAGTCGACCGGGTCCACATCCCAGCCCAGCCCGGAGATCTCGTTGTCGCAGAATTTATCCCAGCCGCTGTAAACCCAGGTGGCACCCAGATCATAGGAAAGAGCATAATAGGTCGAATAGTCGCCGCCCGCTACGGCGTGGGCAAGGGCCGAAATGATCAAAATGCTGTCCCTGATCGCCATGGTGGGAAGATACCAGGCCACGGAGTCACTGGACAGTGTGTCCGGAGGGGTCCACAGTCCGCCCCCGATCCCGCCCTCGTCCCTGGACCAGAATATGGTGTTGGTGTTCCGGTCCTGCCATACTATGTAAGGCCGGCCGGAATTATCCAGAGCCAGGCCGTTGTAGCATCTGGTATTCATGCTGTCGGCGATGGTCTGGGTTCCCCAGTTGGCGCCAAAGTCGTTGGAATAGCTGAACACCAGGTTGCAGGGGCTGGCGGCCTTGCCGAACCCTATGCCGATGTTGGTCCCTGTGGAATCAACTATTATGCTTTTGCCGGTCATGCCGGCAGTAGCCCGCCAGGCATCGCCATAACCTGTGGTGCTGACAATAGTGCCCACCCCGGGAAGCTTGGCGCCGGAGGCTTTGATTACCGTGGTTTCACCTTCCTTGGTGACCAGGTTGGTCCTGGGATCGGTTTTCCTGGCCTCGGCCGTCAGAGTGAAAACCAACACCACACCCAGGTAAAGTATCAAACCTTTTTTCATAGCACAACCTCCTTTATCCAAATATTGTTTTAAAAGGAATGCCCGCAACCTCAAGAACAATTAATTGTTTATTTATTTATTTATTTATTTATTTATTATAGACAATGAAACTAAAAAAAGCAATAAAAAACGTAACAAAAAAAGCGTTTCCTATCATCTCAGAAACGCTTTGCTGACAACCGGTAGTGTTTTTACCTCACATCTCCTGGCGGCCTTGCAGAGCCCGGCTTAAAGTAACCTCGTCCGAGAACTCCAGGTCGCTGCCCACCGGCAGGCCCCGGGCAATGCGGGTGATCTTAATGCCCATCGGTTTTATCAGTTTCATCAAATAAAGAGCGGTAGCCTCGCCCTCGGCGTTGGGGTTGGTGGCCATGATGATCTCTTTGACGTCTATTTTTTCCAGCCGCTCCATCAGCTCCCGCACCCTTAAGTCGTCCGGCCCGATCCCGTCCAGCGGAGAAAGATGCCCCTGCAACACGTGGTACCGGCCTTTGAAGTCTGCCGTCTTCTCCAGGGCTAAAAGGTCGTTGACCTCTTCTACCACGCAGAACACCGAGTCGTCCCGGCCCGGGTCCCGACAGAGGTTGCAGAGATCCTGCTCCGAGGCGTTAAAGCACTGTTTGCAGAACCGCACTTTTTGCTTGAGCTCGATGATGGCGTGGGCCAGGGCCTCGGCATCGTCCGGAGACGATTTCAACAGATAAAAAGCCAGACGCTGGGCGGTTTTGCGCCCGATGCCCGGCAGTTTCATCAGTTCGTCCACGGTCCGGTTGAGTATTTCAGATCCGTAATTCATAAATTCTTCACGTTATCTTTTACCACCAAGACACACCACTAATATTACTTCCTATTTCCCATTTCCTATTTTCGGTTTTCAATTTATTTTGCCTTGGTGTCTTGGTGGCAATGCTCCAACCCCCGGCAGGTTCATCCCGCCGGTCAGAGCCGACATCTCTTTGGCCGCCAGCTCCCGGGATCGCTTAATGGCCTCCTGCACCCCGGCCAATAACAAGTCCTGAAGCATTCCGGCTTCCTCGGGTTCGACGATCTCCAGAGATATCTTGATGTCCAAAATATTCTGTTGACCGTCGGCCGCAATTTTGACCATGCCGCCGCCCACCGAGGTCTCCACCCGTTTGTTGCCCAGTTCTTTTTGAATGCTTTCCATCTTTGACTGCATCATCTGGGCCTGCTTTAAAATATCCCCCATCCCTTTAGCCACAAAAACTGCTGCCTGATTTACTATTATTAATTTGAACTTCGCTTTTTGCTTTCTGCCTTTATAGTACTTCGCCTTCCACCTGGTTCAAAAAGTCCCTGATCCTGGGCGAGCCCAGAGCCTGGCTCTTGCGCCGGTTGGTTTCGTCTTTTAGATCGGTCCTATCCGGCTGGCCGTTGACTGCCTGTCCCGGTTCCTGGGATACCTGGCAGGCCAGCTTAAGGCGCTGGCCCCAAAGACGGACCGTCTCTTCCTCCAGCATCTGCTGGTTGGTCTTGTTTTCCAGGGAATCGGTGAAAAATTTGGAATTAGTGCCGTAGCTGATGGTCAACCGCCCGTCGCTGATGCCCACGGGCCGGGCCGCCTCCAGGCAGGTCCCCAGCAGCATGTTGCGGTTCTTGATGGAGGACACCAGACTGCGCCACAGGCCTTCAAAATCGCCGTTGGATACAGCGGGAGGAGCCTTAGACTCTTCCCTTACTGGTGTTGCAACATAGGCGGCAGGCGAGGGCTGCCGGACTGAAAGCAAGGGCGCCTCCTGGCTTCTGGCGGACATTGCCTTCGGACCGCCATCGGTTTGGTTTTGGATTGGTTGGTCGTTTGTTGCCGGAGCCAGCCCCCCTCCCAGTCCGTTTATCAGTTCTTCTATTTTTACCATCTCATCCAGCTCCGAAAGCCTTAAGCAGGCCGCTTCCAGCACCAGCCTTGACTGGCTGCTCCGCTTCATGGTGGTCTCGGTCTCCACCAGGATCCTGACCATCCTCAGCAGATCCCGGCTTTGGATGCCGCCGGCCTGTTTCAGATAATTCTCTCTGGCATCGGCCGGGACATCGGACAGCGCAATGTCGGGCTGGCCAGCCGCTATCACCATCAGTTTGCGGAAGTGGGCCAAGAGACCCAGGGCAAACTCCTGCAAGTCATATCCGCCCGAAGATACCTGTTCCACCAATTCCAACAGCCCGGCCTGGTTCTTGCCCCGGATCAGGTCCACGGTTTTAAAAAACAGGGCTTCGTCCACCAGGCCCAGCACCTGCCGGGCGTCCTCGGCCGTCAGCTTTTGGCCGCCGTAGGAGATCAACTGATCCAGCAGGCTGATGGCGTCCCGCATCGAACCCTCGGATTTCTGGGCCACTAAGTACAGGCAGTCGTCTGAAGCCTGCACCTCCTCGCCCGGCAGCATCTTCTTGAGGTATTCCACTACCACCGAAACCTCCGCCTTGCGGAAATCAAAACGCTGGCAGCGGGACAGGATGGTAATGGGCACCTTATGAATCTCGGTGGTGGCAAAGATGAAGATAGCATGGGCCGGAGGCTCTTCCAGCGTTTTCAGCAACGCGTTGAAGGCCTCCTTGGTCAGCATGTGGACTTCGTCTATGATGTAGATCTTGTATTTGCCCTGAGTGGGCGTGTATTTGACGTTCTCCCTTAAATCGCGGATCTCGTCGATGCCCCGGTTGGAGGCGCCGTCTATCTCCAGCACGTCGATGCTGCGGGAGCCGGTGATCTCACCACACGAGGTACACTGGTTGCAGGGGGTCTCGGTCGGGCCTTCGGCGCAATTCAAGGCCTTGGCCAGCACCCTGGCGGCCGAGGTCTTGCCCACCCCCCGGGCGCCGGAGAACAGGTAGGCGTGGGCGATGCGCTTGGAGCGGATGGCATTGCGCAAAGTGGTGGTCACATGCTGCTGTCCAATCAGCTGCTCGAAATTCTGGGGCCGCCATTTGCGGGCTAAAACAAGGTAAGACATAACTACTGCATTTCCTAAATTGTCAAAAATATTTTGAATCAGGGCGTTGATTTAAAATCGGAAATCTGACCCCTCTAAAAAGCGGCGGATTTATAAGACCGTAGAGCGATTATTTTGCCTTGGGATACATTTTACTCTACCTGAAAACACCCATTTTGTTCAAATCAACACCCTGAATGAAACCCTACGATTAACGATTAACGAAAGTAGCGCCTCCGTGGCTAGGTGATGGAATCCATCCGGTCCAGCATCCTCTTGATCCCCGACTGCACCACCTCCAGCTCGGCCGAGGCGCAGGTTTTGTCCAACCCCCGGACGCCGTAGAAATTTTTGTTCAATGGCCGCCATAACTCGGGATCGTTCTGGCCAAAGATCGCGAAAGTGGGGGCGCCCACCGCAGCCGAAAGGTGCATGATGCCGGTGTTATTGCACACCACCAGCCGTAGTTGCCTGAGGACTCCGGCCAACTGCCGCACGTCCAGGCCGGGCAGGGCGGTCACCTTGACGTTGACCGCCCCCAGGAACCGCTCGCCCAGGTTGTTCTCACGCGGCCCCCAGAAGACGGCGATCTGGAAGCCGAACTCGCTGGCCAGCCAGTCAGCCAGGGCCGCGTATTTCCGGTAAGGCCACCGGTTCGGCATATTGTAGGCGCCCAGATTGAGGCCGATGGTCTTCTCCGGGATCAGGTGGCGGTCCCACAGCAGCTTCCTGCCCTGCTCCTGTTCCTCCGGGGTAAGGCAGACCTCTTCCGATAGATCATCGGTTGTGATTCCCAGCCTTTCGGTGATCAGCAGGCTCCTTTTGGTCTCGTGCAACGGGAAAGTTGGCGGGGCGGAAAGGATATTGTAAAACAAGTTGGGCCGGAAATCATAGAACGGCAGTTCCGATGTCCCCAGCCGGTAACGGGCGCCGGACAACAGGCCTAACACATCGCTGGATAAAGAATGTGAGACTGTGTTCAGGACTATGCACAGGTCATAGGACTGCCGCAGGCCTTTTAGCAGTTGGAACAGCCTTTTAGGCGTGGCTAATTTCAGCTTTTCCGGATAGACCAGCACCCGGTCAATATTAGGATTGTTATGCAGAACGGGGTGGGTGTAATAGCGGGCCATAGCGGTTATTCTAGCTTGAGGAAATCTTTGCCTTAAGGCCCGGTACACCGGAGTGGTCAGTATCAGGTCGCCCAGCTGGTCGTGCTGGCGGATCACCAAAATACTTTTCACCGAATCCAATTTTACCTGGTCCGGGGAATAAAGCACGTCGGGTAAAAACGCCGAAAACAGGCCGATCATGGCCTTCTTGAATATTTTCTCCGCTGGTTTGTACCGCATGATTTTTGAATGGGTTTTATGTTTCAGATTGTGCGCGTTATGAAAACTAATACAAACGAGTTAAATAGAATGACATAAATCGCGATAGTTGGCCCCAAAACGCCCGTATTTTCAGCATTGCCACCCGGTAATGCTCAAGAAATATCAATGCGTTTGTATTAATAAATTGGAACAGATTGCTTAACGATTACTTTTTCACAAACCAAACATTTCTTTTACCGTTGCTTTTTACAAAAAAATCCACTATTTTAGTATCCTTACAGAAATCTATTATCTCATTGTTCGTGAAATACCGCCACAGCATTCCCGAAAATCTGCCTTTCCTGTATAACCGGGTTCCGTCTTTTAGTACCGAATAACTGCCGGGATCCGCCTGTTCAAACCCGTCAAAAGAGATGAACGCGATACCGCCTGGTTTCAGGGCATTCTTGATATGTTGAATTGTTCTTGTTGCATCCGATAAACGCATATGATCTAAAACGGAATTACAGATGACGGCATCATAGGGCGCTTTCGGTAATTTTATATTCTGCGCCGGACATATGATCGTCGTAATGTTGACTCCCTCCTGTTTTGCCCGGTCATCAACTATCCGTATGACTTCCGAGGATATATCAACGGCAGTTACCTCGAACCCGGCCTTTGCCAAGGCGATGGCCCAATTGCCGTAACCACACCCCACGTCAAGAACCTTTGACGCCTTGTATTCCCTCAAACGCGCTATGGTGGATGTAAATTTCACCATCCCAAGGTACTCTTTATCAGCAGGCGTCCGGGCGAAGCATTTGTCCCAGAAAGTTACGATGTCAAGTTTGTTCATGTTTAACAATCGTCAAGCCTTGAACTGCAGGTTATACAGCCTGGCGTAAGTCCCGCCTTTGGCCAAGAGTTCGGAATGCTTTCCTGTCTCGGTGATCCGGCCGTCCTCAAGGACTATAATCCGGTCGGCCCGCTGAATGGTGGACAACCGGTGAGCGATGACTATGGCGGTGCGGTTGTTCATCAGATTATTGATGGCCTGTTGCACCAAAAGCTCGGATTCGGTGTCCAGGGCCGAGGTAGCCTCGTCCAGGATTAGGATGGCCGGGTTTTTGAGGATGGCCCGGGCGATGGAGATTCGCTGGCGCTGGCCGCCCGAGATCTTCAAGCCCCGCTCGCCCAGCACGGTCTGGTAGCCGTCCGGCATCTCGGCAATGAACTGGTGGGCGTTGGCCGCCCTGGCCGCCTCCTCCACCTGGGCCTGGGAGGCCCCGGGACGGCCGTAGGCGATGTTGCTGAACACGGTGTCATGGAACAGGATGGTCTCCTGGCCCACCATCCCCAGCAGCCTTCGCAGCGACTTGGATTCCAGTTCCTTGATGTCCCTTCCGTCGATTTCTATTTTGCCGCTGGTGCAGTCGTAAAATCTGGGGATCAGGTCGGCCAGGGTGGACTTGCCGGCGCCGGAAGGGCCGACCAAAGCCAGCATCTCGCCCCGTTTGATATTCAGGTTGACGTCCCGCAGCACCAGGTCTTCGTCCGCTGGACCTGTCCCGCCATGGCCCCGGCTCTTATAGCTGAATGAGACATCAATAAATTTGATCGAATCCTGGAATTCGCCTATGGGCAAGGCATTCGGCAGATTCTTGACTTCGGGCTCCAGGTCGATCAGGCCGAAGATGCGCTCGGCCGCGGCCAGCCCCTGCTGCACCACCGGAGTAACGTTGGACAGCCCGTTCAAGGGCTGTAACATGGAAAAGGCTCCGGCCAGAAAGACGAAGAACCTTTCCGGGCTGATGGCTCCCGGCCCGGCCACCTGGTCCCTGGCCAGCCAGATTATCGCCACTCCGGCGATGGCCCCCAAAAACTCGGTCAAAGGCGGGGTCAGCCCGGCCAGGGTCTCAAACCGAAACACCGCCCGGAAATAATCCCGATTGTAGCGGGAAAATTTTGTTTTCTCATGCTCTTCCATGGCAAAGGTCTTGACCACCTTGATGCCGGAGATGGTTTCGGTCAAAACCGCGGTCACATCCCCCAGTTTCTCCTGCAGCCGTTTGCCCCGCCTCCTTAAGCGACGTCCGATCAGGGAAATGACTCCGATGCTCAAAGGCAGCACCAGCAATGCGGTCAGCGCCAGTTTGGGAGCCGCGATCACCGCCAGGCCCAGGTAAACCAGGATCAGGCTGCTCTGGCGGATGATGGATATGGTGCCGTCGGTGATGGCTCCCCGCAACAGCCCCACGTCGTTGGTCAGCCGGGATACCGTGTTCCCCACCTTGTGCTGGTGGAAATAGGACAGGGAAAGCTTGTGCAGATGGCCGTACATTTTCTCCCGCAGGTCGGCGGTCACCTTTTGCTCAATATAGACGGTCAGGATCCTTTGCAGGTACATGAAAATGTTCTTCAGGAAAAATACGCCCAATATCAGCCAGCAGAGCTTGATCAGCCCGGCCAGCCGGCCGTCCTTCAACAGCCACCAAAATGCCAGGTCTTTCAGCTGGTTGACATCCAGCGATCGGACGGCGGGGGCGGTCGCGGCCAGTTTCTCCTGGGCCGGGCTGAACAACACTTTGATGAACGGGGCGATCATCCCCAGCGAAGCCCCGGAGAACAGGGCCAGCATCCACATGCAGAGCACCGCCAAACAGAACTGTTTCCAGTATGGTTTTAGGCGTGATATCAGCCTTAAGTACAGTTTCATTCAATTTAAAAAATAAATAATCTTGACGCGGCAGCCAATTTGTGTTAATTTTATTACTATCCAGCCACAAAGATCAAAGGCAAAGATTATAGAATAATTCTTGAATCTACTACAAAAATGTCTTTTTGAAAAAACCGCTTTTAGAAAAAGATTTACGAAAGCGAAAATTGCAAAAATGGCCTTTTTTAGAATGAACCCAGATTTAAATCCACTTTGAGACTTGGTGCCACTTCGGTAAACTCAGTGCATCGCTTGGTGGCTGAATGGTTACTTTACTTTTAACTATTATGGAATTCATAAAAAAACAGGACTCCGCCGGGAGGCCGGTTAAAAAGTATTTTTTGACCGGTTTGGTGGTGATGCTGCCCATACTGCTAACCGCCTACCTTCTATGGCTGTTGTTCAGCTGGAGCGGACAGATCTTCGGCCAGCTTTTGGTCTATGTCCCCTATCTGCAGGATATCCCCCAAATGGTCAGGCTGGTGCTGGGATTTGTGCTGCTAGTGCTGGTCATCTATGCGATGGGTTTCCTGGCCTCGCACCTGATCGGCCGGCGGCTGCTGGATATCTGGGACGACTTCATCTCCAGGGTGCCCCTGGCCCGGCTGGTTTACGGCACCACCAAGCAGTTCACCGATAATTTCTTCAGCAACCGTTTCGCCTTCCGCCAGGTGGTGGCGGTGGAGTATCCCCGCCCCGGCGCTTTCGCCCTGGGATTCCTGACCTCCGAAAAGACTTGGGAAATGGACGATGGATCGGTGGTCCATACCGTTTACCTGCCCAACACCCCCAACCCCACCGGCGGCCGGATCATGTTGGTGCCGCCCCGGCGGCTGTTGAGAGTTCAGATGTCGGTGGAGGAGGCCCTAAAACTGATCGTCTCCGGCGGAATGGTCTCTCCCCAAAATTTAACCATCGCCAACTCATTGGACAAACCTGATGATTCAGATAAGAAAACTGCTAAAAAAACTAAAACTAAAAAAGCCCGATAAGCTGACCATCCAGGAACTACAGCTGTTGCTGGCCAAAGCCGTGGCCCAGAACGCGCTGACCCGGGATGAAGGGCATATGATGCAACGGATATTGTCGCTGTCCCAGACCCCGCTGTGGGAGGTGATGATACCGCTGCCCCAGGCCTCATCCATCGAAGCCTCGGCCAAGGTGGACCAGATAATCGATCTCTGCCTGAAATCCGGCCATTCCCGCTTCCCGGTCTACGAGAAAACCCCGGACAACATCATCGGGATCATCCACGTCAAGGAGGTCTTGCGGCTGTGGCGCAAAAAATCCGGCGACTTACGGGCGGTGGAATTCATCCGGCTGCCGGTGTTCCTGCCCCAGACCATCAAGGTTTCCCAGGCCCTGTCCGAATTCCGGAGGAAAAAGATTTCCATCGCCCTGGCCATCGATGAATACGGCGCTCCCGCCGGCTTGATCACCAGCGAGGATTTGACCGCGGAGATCGTGGGGCAAATGCAGGACGAACTGGACCGGGAATATCAGTATCTAATCCCCCTGGGCGGCCGCTCATTTTCGGTGGATGCCCGGATGCCTCTGGATAAATTTGCCGGACAGTTTAAAGTACACACCGAATCCAAGGCCCACAGCCTGGCCGGGTTCCTGTTTGAAGAACTGCAGCGCATCCCGCTGCCCGGCGAAAGTTTTAAGCTTCAGGGGCTGGAATTCACCGTTACCCAGGGCGCGGCCAGCAAAATATATAAATTAAAAGTGTCCCCCGGTAAAAAATACTAATGGGAGCGTATATTAGTAGACATTCCGGTTTCTTTTAAATCCAATATAATTAGCGTATTTAGCGTGTTTCGGTGGAAAAAAGTCTACTATTATCCGCTCTGATTAGTAACTCTGGTTCTCTATTAGGAATCCATGAAACCAGGAAATAATGAATGATTGTCAAATTACCTGATACCACTTGTCGCAACCATTACCTAAAATATTTCTAAGCAGACAAGAAAACCACTTGGGGAATAATTCCTGTCATTCCTGGTTTCCTTATAATCAGAAATCCGAAAATGCCCAAATTATGCCGCTTTGGCCATTGGTATTTGTCCCGCAATATCGGGATCCCGCCAACCTGTCCGCCGTAGTAGAAACGAAGGAGGAAGGGCGGTGATTTCGGATTTCGGAGCGCCTCCGCTGAGGCCTTCGCTAAAGCTACGGCCCCCAAGGGAAGGCAAGCAGGTAGCGTAAGCGAAAGCTATGGCGCTTGAAGAAGACAAGCCACGCCACGCCATAGGCGGAGGCTCCGCTTTGCGGGGCCGTTGGCAAGAAGCGAAAGCGGATTTGGATATTAGGCCTGCACTGAGCACGACTGCTTGCCTGGCTTTTGAAGTGATTTCCTCAACTTTGGCTTTTTGCCAAAGTTGAGAAGGGTATTTAAAAAATATTACAACTGCTCTTTTTCTTCCCCGCCTTCCGGAGAATCACCTTCCAAATCCGAAGCAGATTTTCCTTCCTCCGGATCTTCAGTTTTATCCGGCCCCGCCTTATCCTCTAAAACATTGTCCGGAGATTCAAAGGGAACCTCCTCCTGGGTGCCGTAGCTCGAAAGCCTCGTTAAACCAAGCTCGGCGTCGATCTCGGCGTCCATCTTTTCCTTTTCCGCCTGCCTGGCTTTGAGGTATTCCTCCAGTTCCTCGATCCGGGGCAGGTCCGACAGCGAGCTTAAGCCGAAATAGCGCAAAAACTCCGGAGTGGTCCCAAACAGCAGCGGCTTGCCGGGACGGTTATCGCGGCCTACTGCGGTAATCAAGTTCCGCTCCAGCAGGGTGGCCGTCACCCCGTCCACGTTGACCCCCCGGATGCTCTCCATATCGGCCTTGATGATGGGCTGTTTGTAGGCCACTATCCCCAGGGTCTCCAGGGAAGCCGCGGTAAGCCGGGACACCCGCCGGCCCCGGAAAAGCTCGCCCACCCATTTGGAATATTCCGGTTTGGTGTATATCTGGAATCCCCCGGCCAGCTCCACCAGGGAAAAACTGTGCCCGTTCCTCTCATATTCATCCTTCAGCTCGTGCAGCAACTGCCGCAATATCTTGAGGTCTATCTCGCCCAGGGTGGACTTGATCTTGGAGACTGGCAGGGGGACGTCGGTGGCAAAAAGCAGGGCTTCGATTATCCTCTTGGCTTCGGTGCGGTCCATAAGCATTTCCTTATCAATCGGTGTCGGGTTTATTAATGGATAAAATATAGCTTGACTTTAATGGTATGATATGATATTTTTACACGCTTTGTAAAGAGAAAACTAACGGCTAATCAATAATCAACAAAATTTATTTGGAGGGAATCAAGTTGGCAGAGACTAAAAAAAGAAACACCAAGAAAAAAATAAATTCGGCGGTAAAACGGGCCCGTCAGGCTATCAAACGAAGAACCGCCAGAATGGCGGTAAAAAGCAAGCTGCGGGGCACCATTAAAAAGGCCGCAATGGTTAAAACCGGAGAACAATTGCCTCTGGCTCATTCCCAGATAGACAAAGCCGCCCAAAAAGGCGTGCTTCATAAAAACACCGCCGCCCGGATGAAATCCCGTTTGGCCAAGGCCGTTAAAAAAGCATAATAGCCTTTCGATAAACAATGCCCCATTATACCATAAAAGAATCGTCCCGATAAAGCTCGGGACGATTCTTTTTTTGTTTTTATGTGCTGATGTTATTTTATTATGTTGGGCGTTAAGAATATCAATATCTCACGTTTGGCGGTGGCGGTGCTGGTGGAACGGAACAAAGCGCCGATAAACGGAATGTTCATCAATATTGGCACGCCTTTGATAGATTTTCCGCCCTTGGTCTGCAACAGTCCGCCGATGACTGCGGTTTCGCCATCATTGATCATTATCTGGGTGGTGGCCTCGTTGGTCAAAATAACCACCCCGCCCAAAATGGTGGCGGTGGGGTCCAGATCCGAGATCTCGGTCTTGACATCCATGGTGATATTTTGAGCCGAGTTGATGTGCGGGGTGACCGTCAGCACCATGCCGATGGTGTACATCGATGTTACGGTATTGCCGCTTTCATCCCTCAGTGAAATCGGGATTTTCTTGCCGCCGACTATTTTGGCTTCCTTGTTGTTGGTGGCCGAAATCCTGGGGTTGGAGATGGTATTGGCTTTGCGGTCGGACTCCAAAGCCGAGATGGTGGCGTTCAGCTGGGCAAAGGATCGAATGGTCCCGATATTGATCCCGGGACGGTCTCCGGTGGGCAACAATTGCGGCACCTGTATTCCGGGACTTGTTGGCCCCAAATTCTTGGTTTCCAGATTGCCCGCATAGCTTCCCACATTGGCTATAGACCAGTTGATCCCCAGATCCTTGGTGGCGTCCATGTCCACGTCGATGATCCGGGCAATGATCTCCACCTGCTGGGTCGGGGTGTCAAGTTGAACTATGAGGTTTCTGGCTTCAGCCTGTTTATCGGCTACGTCGGTGATCACCAGGGCATTGGTTCTCTTATCGACCTGAATGCCGCCCCGGTCGCTTAGTATCTTTTGGATAGAGCCCGAAAGTTCGCTGGCCACAGCATATTGAATGTAATAAACCATGGTCTTTAGTTCCACGCCCAGACTGCGGCCCCGCACTTCTTCCTGCATTTTGGCCGGAGTTCCCACCCTGATGATGGTGGAATCTTCGCCCCAGTCGGCGATCATGGCGGCCGATTTCACCATTTCGTTAAAGGCCATGACCCAGGGAACATCCTTCAAACGCATACTGATGTTGCCCTTGACGTCGCCGCCGATTATCAGGTTGCAGTTGGCCAGCTGGGCCATTCCCCGCAATACCGCTATGATGTCGGAATTCTCCAGATTTAAAGACACTCTTTTGCCGGCCAGGCCTCTTTTGCCTCTGGCGGGATAGCCTGGCGTCTTGGCAGCCACATAAACCGGCAATGCCGGCTGCATGGGGGTGGCAGGCAGCGCCTGATACTGCGGCGGAGCCGCCGGGGCCACCGGCGTAGCAGGCATTTCTTCCACCACCGGAGGCGGAGTGGACGGGGGCTGAGGTGCGGCAGTCGGCGGAGTGTAAGGAGCGGCCGGTTGTTCCACCACCGGGGCCGGAGCCGCCGGAGTCGGGGTGACTGGTACCGCCGGAGCGGCCGGGGTCTCTTCCACCACCGGGGCCGGGACCGCCGGAGTAACTGGAACCGGGGCGACCGGTGCC
This region includes:
- a CDS encoding ABC transporter ATP-binding protein; translation: MKLYLRLISRLKPYWKQFCLAVLCMWMLALFSGASLGMIAPFIKVLFSPAQEKLAATAPAVRSLDVNQLKDLAFWWLLKDGRLAGLIKLCWLILGVFFLKNIFMYLQRILTVYIEQKVTADLREKMYGHLHKLSLSYFHQHKVGNTVSRLTNDVGLLRGAITDGTISIIRQSSLILVYLGLAVIAAPKLALTALLVLPLSIGVISLIGRRLRRRGKRLQEKLGDVTAVLTETISGIKVVKTFAMEEHEKTKFSRYNRDYFRAVFRFETLAGLTPPLTEFLGAIAGVAIIWLARDQVAGPGAISPERFFVFLAGAFSMLQPLNGLSNVTPVVQQGLAAAERIFGLIDLEPEVKNLPNALPIGEFQDSIKFIDVSFSYKSRGHGGTGPADEDLVLRDVNLNIKRGEMLALVGPSGAGKSTLADLIPRFYDCTSGKIEIDGRDIKELESKSLRRLLGMVGQETILFHDTVFSNIAYGRPGASQAQVEEAARAANAHQFIAEMPDGYQTVLGERGLKISGGQRQRISIARAILKNPAILILDEATSALDTESELLVQQAINNLMNNRTAIVIAHRLSTIQRADRIIVLEDGRITETGKHSELLAKGGTYARLYNLQFKA
- a CDS encoding HlyC/CorC family transporter; translation: MIQIRKLLKKLKLKKPDKLTIQELQLLLAKAVAQNALTRDEGHMMQRILSLSQTPLWEVMIPLPQASSIEASAKVDQIIDLCLKSGHSRFPVYEKTPDNIIGIIHVKEVLRLWRKKSGDLRAVEFIRLPVFLPQTIKVSQALSEFRRKKISIALAIDEYGAPAGLITSEDLTAEIVGQMQDELDREYQYLIPLGGRSFSVDARMPLDKFAGQFKVHTESKAHSLAGFLFEELQRIPLPGESFKLQGLEFTVTQGAASKIYKLKVSPGKKY
- the scpB gene encoding SMC-Scp complex subunit ScpB, which translates into the protein MDRTEAKRIIEALLFATDVPLPVSKIKSTLGEIDLKILRQLLHELKDEYERNGHSFSLVELAGGFQIYTKPEYSKWVGELFRGRRVSRLTAASLETLGIVAYKQPIIKADMESIRGVNVDGVTATLLERNLITAVGRDNRPGKPLLFGTTPEFLRYFGLSSLSDLPRIEELEEYLKARQAEKEKMDAEIDAELGLTRLSSYGTQEEVPFESPDNVLEDKAGPDKTEDPEEGKSASDLEGDSPEGGEEKEQL
- the rpsT gene encoding 30S ribosomal protein S20; this encodes MNSAVKRARQAIKRRTARMAVKSKLRGTIKKAAMVKTGEQLPLAHSQIDKAAQKGVLHKNTAARMKSRLAKAVKKA
- a CDS encoding AMIN domain-containing protein, producing MIKSKIGIRLALVAGAVLALSPMVWALKINDIVVRKFEGVTEVVISCDDVPDAKDFTMTKPDRLILDIKGATIGFGNKTLTLNRGGINTISTSHFDREGGIARVVIEMSSSPSYILMTEESDIVIKLTTKETAQFAEWKASTAEMEVAAAPVTPAVPALPPSAPPAVEETPAAPAAPVAPVPVTPAVPAPVVEETPAAPAVPVTPTPAAPAPVVEQPAAPYTPPTAAPQPPSTPPPVVEEMPATPVAPAAPPQYQALPATPMQPALPVYVAAKTPGYPARGKRGLAGKRVSLNLENSDIIAVLRGMAQLANCNLIIGGDVKGNISMRLKDVPWVMAFNEMVKSAAMIADWGEDSTIIRVGTPAKMQEEVRGRSLGVELKTMVYYIQYAVASELSGSIQKILSDRGGIQVDKRTNALVITDVADKQAEARNLIVQLDTPTQQVEIIARIIDVDMDATKDLGINWSIANVGSYAGNLETKNLGPTSPGIQVPQLLPTGDRPGINIGTIRSFAQLNATISALESDRKANTISNPRISATNNKEAKIVGGKKIPISLRDESGNTVTSMYTIGMVLTVTPHINSAQNITMDVKTEISDLDPTATILGGVVILTNEATTQIMINDGETAVIGGLLQTKGGKSIKGVPILMNIPFIGALFRSTSTATAKREILIFLTPNIIK
- a CDS encoding DUF502 domain-containing protein, which produces MEFIKKQDSAGRPVKKYFLTGLVVMLPILLTAYLLWLLFSWSGQIFGQLLVYVPYLQDIPQMVRLVLGFVLLVLVIYAMGFLASHLIGRRLLDIWDDFISRVPLARLVYGTTKQFTDNFFSNRFAFRQVVAVEYPRPGAFALGFLTSEKTWEMDDGSVVHTVYLPNTPNPTGGRIMLVPPRRLLRVQMSVEEALKLIVSGGMVSPQNLTIANSLDKPDDSDKKTAKKTKTKKAR